In Candidatus Zixiibacteriota bacterium, the sequence TATCACCCTCCGATCCTCAAGAAAGATATTGATCAGGTCGGGGCGAAAATCAGGGTCACCGGGATTAAGGGAATTGATTGCCACCCCGCCTTCGCCCAGCGAGGAGTGAATGATACGGTATCGGTCGAGAGCAATGGCGACGTGTCCCCTGAAAAATCGCAGGTCACCCTTTCGGACCTGGTCAATATTGATCCAGTGTCCCGAAAAACGCTGATCCTTGCTGTCGCGGGGGAGTTTGATTCCGGCGGTACGATAGACCATTTGCACCAGCCCGGAGCAGTCAAAACCGAAGGGCGTAACACCTCCCCAGAGATACGGAACACCGAGAAATTTCCGGGCGTCACGGATAATTCCTTCAGGGTTGACGATTATGGCGTTATCCTCCAGAAGAGGGGTCAGTTTGCGGACTGAAATCTTGAGCAGGTGGTCATCATGAGTCATGATGAAGGCATCGCGGCCGATTTTCTCCACCAGATTAACTCTGGTTCCATAAAATAGAAACGGCGGGAAGTGCCTTGCTCCAGGCGGCGGTTTGACGCGCACCGTCGGCGATCCAACCTGATAATTGAGATGCTCCGAATGCATACCGAATAGTTTTTTCGATATAATATGTACGGCTCTCTGATCCACCCAGCCCTCATATCGGTCCTGTTGCCTTACAAGATAGTAACCATCGCGATCCTCGAGAATTTCAACAGCCTCGTTGAACAGCAACTGGCTTTTGCGCTCCGAACGAAATTTCGGCTCGGCGCGGAGATCGGCTACATTTCTGACGACCACGGCGTATTTCATCGCTTCCAATAAACAACCCCCGGGACTCGTTTGACAACAAAAAAAAAGCCGGACGACCTGAAAGTCGTCCGGCCATGATCAGCCCGGCAATACTAGAAATTGACCTTGCCGGTAAAGTACTGAATGTTGTCGAAAAACTGGGTTTCGTTCCAGGAATATTCCAATGTCAGATCGGTGGTTCCGAAATTGAAAACCACTCCGGCGCCAAAGGCCATGCCGTATAGGTAATCGACCTGCCTATCGTCAATTGAATATCCGGCTCTCAGGAAGTATTTCTCATCAAAGGAATACTCGGCGCCGAAACGCCAGAGGTCTTTGGAGAAATTGTTGGACTGGAAACTTCCGTAGGCGGTGGCCCGATTCCGTTCAATATTATAGAAATCCATAGCCGCGCCAAACTGGATATATGACGGCAACTCGAATTTTGCCGATTGGGCCTGGAAGGTCTTGTCAGGCGACACCGGATTCAAATTGGACGTCCGGCCATCGTAGCTGAAACCGGCGCCGGCGAATCTCATCTCCGGACCGACATTCTTGGCCACGATGCCGATCCTGAGACCGCGCCACTTGGTATCGTAGTTGATTCCAAAGTCAAGCGCCATTCCGGTGGCAGAGGCCCGGTCGACTGATTCGCTAATGAGACTACCGGTGATACCGAAGGTTACGCGATCGGTCATAATGCGGGAATAGGT encodes:
- a CDS encoding C40 family peptidase, with amino-acid sequence MKYAVVVRNVADLRAEPKFRSERKSQLLFNEAVEILEDRDGYYLVRQQDRYEGWVDQRAVHIISKKLFGMHSEHLNYQVGSPTVRVKPPPGARHFPPFLFYGTRVNLVEKIGRDAFIMTHDDHLLKISVRKLTPLLEDNAIIVNPEGIIRDARKFLGVPYLWGGVTPFGFDCSGLVQMVYRTAGIKLPRDSKDQRFSGHWINIDQVRKGDLRFFRGHVAIALDRYRIIHSSLGEGGVAINSLNPGDPDFRPDLINIFLEDRRVI
- a CDS encoding PorV/PorQ family protein, with protein sequence MNKKTVFILMMMLLALASVSMAGSERRVGSAGAQELQIPIGSRGTAMGGAISADAMGTEAIFYNPAGVAFTRGTEVMFSHLKYFADMDLNYFALTKSFEDFGAIGISAKILSVGDIIKTTSEMSGPEGTGETFNPTFAVIGLTYSRIMTDRVTFGITGSLISESVDRASATGMALDFGINYDTKWRGLRIGIVAKNVGPEMRFAGAGFSYDGRTSNLNPVSPDKTFQAQSAKFELPSYIQFGAAMDFYNIERNRATAYGSFQSNNFSKDLWRFGAEYSFDEKYFLRAGYSIDDRQVDYLYGMAFGAGVVFNFGTTDLTLEYSWNETQFFDNIQYFTGKVNF